From one Natronogracilivirga saccharolytica genomic stretch:
- a CDS encoding T9SS type A sorting domain-containing protein gives MRKRYNWLSFLSLLFFFFLHTSADAQTQWQGEFGLGLSNEGYAMVEGPDGDIYVGGEFDQAGPYTTSGLARWDGEHWHPVADFDGDLRALHIHGDMLYAGGNFDSVTPHGDAEITTSNIVRKNLDTGSWSEMDGGLQGGSVETFADDADNSLYAGGCFRENDGRSLDRIARWDGNNWRPLKAGTDDRNGVSACVYDMQYDEDNGRLYLGGNFRAAVNYDAIEDENQTIVIGGVAYYDGRWRQIGGGISDEYPGLPNPRVSSIHLHDNGNLYVGGTLWKAYNDADREVEVEIRTFARWDGSEWQSIFDQNYGTMHVIVASGDILHLGGYFENAGTDGQETFKVNSYAQYNTQTGELLTNEVDESPFGEGFTDADGTIRRQGLIRDILIPENGDDVFVTGRFDRAHIDDGLTDQREIDRIARWDGDTWHALGTGFSDEVTSLDAVGDTLFIAGGFHHIANRGEMFASPHLAVFDRSTGLFVPSETAATPYDGGRGYEVTTDPVTGTAYAALSTRTITLPDGETESGNILKWNPVAERWDPLGRVRQSQQQDHWIRDMEFAGGQLYVAGRFATLFGQDTPAGRADLVRYNPDTDALDWPDTRGLIAPDHRRADALAHDEECLYALFWVNSNFREHTTGNIMCLDFETDEPHWYPGYLSSSQGGSVDLLKSNEFLYIAHSASGWVRFFDDDGEVTSEKDLSNNISLLHPQTESWLSWPGEYGAWVSSLAKHENALYVAGRNTEIDDIEFDGISLYDKGSAQWVAVGDALQQSFTSRNDRSGVAVIDDEIWTWGDFRFTGSSGSAFLARYPEVSEGTPGPAAAYHTPDLTLALQQDQSVEIPVYIPNIGNENLDWSLTVDQSGESIHGKAGITGTSESSSMSGSVTDEPWITTDATSGTAPAGSVDSVVVTLDPSSLQTGEYEGVIEITGSDAVSETNEIPVSLTVNPLQPATGPYPEDDQNNVPAIPSLTWENQRFPDEVTVYLGTSEMLDEDDILYQGAPVDSLPADSVAALLDAPLEAFGTYYWRVDQSNAVSEAEGEVWSFRTAAGENKIAIGDQEYGIDYYPVYPSNNPAWIQTLFPGNEIGRSGTITSLAYYYLGEADATLDVSIYMETTADESFEDNESWVPEPELTLVYEGELEMEETGEAYWLDLELEQPFEYDAGENLVIGVFSDDDRDLGDAMPGIRFYSTDRDEPLSLFWYGEEEVDPENAAGNGYNWRELPDIRLTFGEADDDPGVVEPGIASLTNPENGAENLTAGDVVLEWEHPAEADSVELQVAEHSEFEGDLAVSAVLEGGSESGTYEPDDLQDEMTYYWRIRVWEEDTVGEWSDTWSFSTGIPTAADATADVPDKVELRQNYPNPFNPDTRIRYGVPESGQVRLTVYNALGQHVATLVNENQSEGWHEVRFDAGSLSSGVYIYEITAGDVVETRAMMLVK, from the coding sequence ATGCGCAAACGATACAACTGGTTATCTTTTCTTTCCCTTCTTTTTTTCTTCTTTCTGCATACTTCCGCGGACGCACAGACGCAATGGCAAGGCGAATTCGGCCTGGGGCTTTCGAATGAAGGTTATGCCATGGTGGAAGGACCTGACGGGGATATTTACGTCGGTGGTGAATTTGATCAGGCAGGACCATATACCACATCCGGACTTGCCCGCTGGGACGGAGAACACTGGCATCCGGTCGCCGATTTTGACGGGGATCTGCGGGCGCTGCACATCCACGGAGACATGCTCTATGCGGGCGGAAATTTTGACTCTGTAACACCGCACGGCGATGCCGAAATAACAACTTCGAATATTGTCCGGAAAAACCTTGATACAGGCAGCTGGTCCGAAATGGACGGCGGACTCCAAGGCGGCAGTGTGGAAACCTTTGCAGATGATGCCGATAACAGCTTGTATGCCGGCGGATGTTTTCGTGAAAATGATGGCCGTTCTCTTGACCGTATTGCCCGCTGGGACGGAAACAACTGGCGCCCGCTTAAGGCCGGTACGGATGATCGGAACGGTGTCAGTGCCTGTGTTTATGACATGCAGTATGATGAAGATAATGGACGGCTGTATCTCGGCGGCAACTTTCGGGCGGCCGTGAATTATGATGCCATAGAGGATGAGAATCAGACCATAGTTATTGGCGGAGTGGCCTACTACGATGGGCGCTGGCGACAAATCGGCGGTGGAATCAGTGATGAGTATCCCGGGCTTCCCAATCCGCGGGTCAGCTCCATTCATCTGCATGATAACGGTAATCTCTATGTAGGCGGAACGCTCTGGAAAGCATATAACGATGCAGACCGGGAGGTGGAAGTGGAAATCCGCACCTTCGCCCGCTGGGACGGATCAGAATGGCAGAGTATTTTCGATCAAAACTATGGCACCATGCATGTTATTGTCGCATCAGGTGACATACTTCATCTCGGCGGTTACTTTGAAAATGCCGGAACGGACGGACAAGAGACTTTCAAGGTCAATTCATATGCGCAGTATAACACACAAACCGGCGAACTGCTGACCAATGAGGTTGACGAGAGTCCTTTTGGCGAAGGATTCACCGATGCCGACGGAACGATTCGGCGGCAGGGCTTGATCCGCGACATTCTTATACCGGAGAACGGGGATGATGTCTTTGTAACCGGACGTTTCGATCGTGCTCATATTGATGACGGTCTCACGGATCAGCGTGAAATTGACCGGATCGCCCGCTGGGACGGCGATACCTGGCATGCGCTTGGCACCGGTTTCTCCGACGAGGTCACCAGTCTGGATGCCGTGGGTGACACCTTGTTCATAGCCGGCGGGTTCCATCATATCGCGAACCGCGGTGAGATGTTTGCATCCCCGCACCTTGCGGTTTTCGACCGGAGTACAGGGCTGTTTGTGCCTTCTGAAACGGCTGCAACCCCTTACGACGGCGGACGCGGTTATGAGGTGACTACCGATCCGGTCACCGGAACAGCTTATGCCGCCCTCAGCACCCGCACGATCACCCTGCCGGACGGCGAGACCGAAAGCGGGAATATCCTGAAGTGGAATCCTGTCGCCGAACGATGGGACCCGCTTGGCCGCGTTCGGCAAAGCCAGCAGCAGGACCACTGGATACGCGATATGGAGTTTGCCGGCGGACAGCTCTATGTCGCCGGACGATTTGCCACACTATTCGGACAAGATACACCCGCCGGCCGTGCCGACCTGGTTCGTTACAACCCGGATACAGATGCGCTTGACTGGCCGGATACACGTGGTCTGATTGCACCTGATCACCGCCGGGCCGATGCGCTTGCCCATGATGAAGAGTGTCTGTATGCGCTGTTCTGGGTAAACTCAAATTTCAGAGAACATACCACAGGCAATATCATGTGCCTGGATTTTGAGACCGATGAACCGCATTGGTATCCGGGATACCTGTCATCTTCGCAGGGCGGCTCCGTAGACCTCCTGAAAAGCAATGAATTCCTGTATATCGCCCACAGCGCCAGCGGCTGGGTTCGCTTTTTTGATGATGACGGTGAAGTTACCTCTGAAAAGGATTTGTCCAACAATATCTCGTTGCTGCATCCGCAAACCGAAAGCTGGCTTTCATGGCCGGGCGAATACGGTGCCTGGGTCAGTAGTTTGGCCAAACATGAAAATGCTCTCTATGTGGCCGGAAGAAACACGGAGATTGACGACATTGAGTTTGACGGAATATCACTTTATGATAAAGGTAGCGCTCAATGGGTGGCAGTAGGGGACGCCCTGCAGCAATCCTTTACTTCACGGAATGACAGAAGCGGGGTTGCGGTAATTGATGATGAAATCTGGACCTGGGGTGATTTCCGGTTTACCGGAAGCTCAGGAAGCGCCTTCCTGGCACGCTATCCGGAAGTATCTGAGGGCACGCCGGGACCGGCAGCGGCCTATCATACGCCTGATCTCACCCTCGCTCTTCAACAGGATCAGTCCGTTGAGATCCCCGTATATATTCCCAACATCGGAAATGAAAATCTGGACTGGTCACTCACAGTAGATCAGTCCGGGGAGTCTATTCATGGCAAAGCCGGCATAACCGGTACTTCAGAGAGCAGTTCAATGAGCGGGTCAGTTACCGATGAACCATGGATAACCACTGATGCGACCTCCGGAACAGCTCCGGCAGGATCAGTCGACTCCGTCGTCGTAACTCTGGATCCGTCATCATTGCAAACAGGCGAGTATGAGGGTGTTATCGAAATCACGGGAAGTGATGCCGTATCTGAAACCAACGAAATCCCCGTCTCGCTGACGGTCAATCCGCTGCAGCCGGCTACCGGTCCTTATCCTGAAGATGATCAGAACAATGTTCCGGCCATTCCGTCACTTACCTGGGAAAACCAGCGCTTTCCTGATGAAGTGACCGTGTATCTCGGGACATCGGAAATGCTGGATGAAGATGACATTCTTTATCAGGGAGCGCCGGTCGATTCCCTGCCGGCAGATTCAGTTGCTGCTTTGCTTGACGCCCCGCTGGAAGCTTTCGGAACATATTACTGGCGGGTTGATCAGTCCAACGCCGTTTCTGAAGCCGAAGGCGAGGTTTGGAGCTTCAGAACAGCCGCAGGAGAAAATAAAATTGCCATTGGTGACCAGGAGTACGGTATAGATTACTATCCGGTATACCCCTCAAACAATCCGGCCTGGATTCAGACGCTCTTCCCGGGTAACGAAATTGGCCGCTCGGGCACCATAACCTCACTGGCCTATTATTATCTCGGTGAAGCGGACGCCACTCTGGATGTATCAATCTACATGGAAACTACTGCGGACGAGTCCTTCGAGGATAACGAATCATGGGTCCCGGAACCCGAGCTGACTCTGGTTTATGAGGGCGAGCTGGAAATGGAGGAGACCGGAGAAGCTTATTGGCTGGACCTTGAACTGGAGCAACCGTTTGAATATGATGCCGGTGAAAATCTCGTCATTGGTGTGTTCAGCGATGATGACCGTGACCTTGGCGATGCCATGCCGGGTATTCGTTTCTACAGCACAGACCGGGATGAGCCACTTTCGCTCTTCTGGTATGGCGAAGAAGAGGTGGATCCGGAAAATGCGGCCGGCAACGGGTATAACTGGCGGGAGCTGCCGGATATCCGACTGACATTTGGTGAGGCCGATGATGATCCTGGAGTTGTGGAGCCCGGTATAGCGTCGCTGACTAATCCGGAAAACGGTGCGGAAAACCTGACGGCCGGAGATGTCGTGCTTGAATGGGAACACCCGGCAGAAGCCGACAGTGTCGAACTGCAGGTGGCGGAACACTCTGAATTTGAAGGAGACCTCGCCGTTTCGGCTGTTCTGGAAGGCGGATCGGAATCGGGTACGTACGAGCCTGATGATTTGCAGGATGAAATGACATACTACTGGCGGATTCGTGTCTGGGAAGAAGATACGGTCGGCGAGTGGTCGGATACCTGGTCATTTTCAACGGGCATCCCAACCGCTGCAGATGCAACCGCAGATGTTCCGGATAAAGTGGAGCTCAGGCAGAACTATCCGAATCCATTCAATCCGGATACCCGGATCCGCTATGGAGTTCCGGAGTCCGGGCAGGTCCGGCTAACCGTCTATAACGCGCTCGGACAGCATGTGGCCACGCTGGTGAACGAAAATCAGTCAGAGGGCTGGCATGAGGTGCGATTTGATGCCGGAAGCTTGTCCAGCGGTGTATACATTTATGAGATCACCGCAGGTGATGTGGTAGAGACACGTGCGATGATGCTGGTGAAATAA
- a CDS encoding acyl-[acyl-carrier-protein] thioesterase, which yields MNTYFDRSFQLRYFEMNDFGEASPTTILTLLEEAAADHCHSIGHSLYELKRKNIGWILLSGYMQMERYPVYKENITIRTWLSTYTSIRGYRENIIYDGNRNIIGRARGLWLFFDIEKRRPANIFEDIMQKWSFRDEMCIDHNITRKIKPVLSSDMSRRFTINKYDVDAYGHVNNIRYLAWLMESMPEDVKNSCYLHSIDGRFVSEAQYGDSLVSFTRRHPSDEHAYSHSIKTESNDNVCASAETLWKPRTQPVEE from the coding sequence ATGAATACTTATTTTGACCGGTCATTTCAATTAAGATATTTTGAGATGAATGACTTTGGCGAAGCTTCTCCCACCACAATATTAACACTGCTGGAGGAGGCCGCCGCGGATCACTGTCATTCCATCGGCCACAGTTTGTACGAACTGAAACGAAAGAACATCGGATGGATACTGCTTTCCGGTTACATGCAGATGGAGCGTTATCCCGTCTACAAGGAGAACATCACCATTCGCACCTGGCTCTCCACGTACACATCCATCCGGGGGTACCGCGAAAATATCATCTATGACGGAAACCGCAATATCATCGGCCGCGCCCGCGGTCTCTGGCTTTTCTTCGATATCGAAAAAAGGCGCCCGGCCAATATTTTTGAGGACATCATGCAGAAGTGGTCGTTCCGCGATGAGATGTGTATCGACCATAACATCACCCGGAAAATCAAACCGGTGCTTTCATCCGATATGTCACGCCGCTTCACCATCAACAAGTATGACGTGGATGCCTACGGCCACGTGAACAATATCCGCTATCTGGCCTGGCTGATGGAGTCAATGCCGGAGGATGTGAAGAACAGCTGCTATCTGCACTCCATCGACGGCCGTTTTGTGAGCGAAGCACAGTACGGTGACTCGCTGGTCTCTTTTACCCGCCGGCACCCCTCCGATGAACACGCTTATTCGCACTCCATCAAAACCGAGTCAAACGACAATGTCTGTGCATCTGCCGAAACCCTGTGGAAACCGCGGACACAGCCCGTAGAAGAATAG
- a CDS encoding TonB-dependent receptor has product MNRIQLFNFLLAAILMLFIVPKSNSQPVAQSTQTQTTPITQTIKGNVYDAQTMEPLIGATVIIRDSEPLLGASTDARGNFHISRVPLGRHSLQVNYIGYEPVIIPEVMATSGREVVVDIGLRQSISELGEVIITPEIVKNKPLNSMATVSSRSFSVEETRRYAGGMDDPARLVSAYAGVAVGNVQNNAIIVRGNSPKGISWRVEGVEIPTPHHFAGGNVAGGGIVTLFSSQMLDNSDFHTSAFPAEYGNALAGVFDMNLRTGNSTVHQHTFQAGTMGLDIASEGPVVPGSSASYLFNYRYSTLGLLTDLNLIPTDQEFRYQDLSFKFNMPTRNAGTFSLWGVGGIDKAFEPLQTDPQMWDNDWDRVSFDWGIEMGAVGLSHRILTGKRTYVNTTLAATGIRNRMETVRQDDDLVAHDDLSAIDNSGNLSIGSYISHTFSPRFTTQTGLTVKRLQYNLDINSTLESDPSTYRNLVDERDHSHVVEFYTQSRWSLSQNLLLNAGVNTGYFALNEAFWVDPRIALRLNLSGSHSVSLGYGRHSQREELKVYLVRAEANRSDALADTDIHSNSSALADTDIHSNPSALANADIQLNSSTLPNVDLRLSGAHHFVLAWDWQVSDNMRLKIEPYAQFLFDAPGIADSSFSMINYQQDWAFSDVLENNSIGRNVGLDVTFERFLHRGYYFLVTGSVFSSRYKGGDGVWRNTRFNKGYVANALVGREFAFRDSRRILGVNTRLNFIGGERVSPVLEEKSRERELVFFDETRAFSNQLASTVYADLSVTWRMNRPGYSSIWALQVKNMLGRATAEGYNYNYKTESVELDKSVIVVPSISYKIEF; this is encoded by the coding sequence ATGAATCGAATACAGCTCTTCAACTTCCTGCTGGCGGCAATACTGATGCTCTTCATTGTCCCGAAGTCCAATTCGCAACCGGTCGCCCAAAGCACACAGACCCAAACCACCCCGATCACTCAAACCATCAAGGGCAACGTCTACGACGCCCAGACCATGGAGCCTCTCATCGGTGCTACCGTCATTATTCGCGATAGTGAGCCCCTGTTGGGAGCATCGACCGATGCCCGGGGCAACTTCCACATTTCCAGGGTTCCGCTGGGCCGGCATTCGCTTCAGGTAAATTACATCGGCTACGAACCGGTAATCATCCCCGAGGTGATGGCCACATCCGGCAGGGAGGTTGTGGTGGATATCGGACTGCGGCAATCCATATCCGAATTGGGCGAGGTCATCATCACCCCGGAAATCGTGAAAAACAAGCCGTTGAATTCCATGGCCACGGTGAGCTCCCGGTCGTTCAGTGTCGAGGAGACGCGGCGGTATGCGGGCGGCATGGACGATCCGGCCCGGCTGGTGTCCGCCTACGCCGGCGTTGCGGTGGGAAACGTCCAGAACAATGCCATCATCGTGCGGGGAAACAGTCCGAAGGGTATATCCTGGCGGGTGGAAGGCGTGGAAATCCCGACACCGCACCATTTTGCCGGGGGCAACGTGGCCGGCGGAGGAATTGTGACGCTCTTCAGCAGTCAGATGCTGGACAACTCCGATTTCCATACCAGTGCCTTCCCCGCCGAGTACGGCAATGCGCTGGCCGGGGTGTTCGACATGAACCTGCGCACCGGAAACAGCACGGTCCACCAGCACACTTTCCAGGCCGGAACCATGGGGCTGGACATCGCATCCGAGGGACCCGTCGTGCCCGGATCCAGCGCATCCTACCTGTTCAATTACCGGTATTCGACGCTGGGGCTGCTCACCGACCTCAATTTGATTCCGACCGATCAGGAGTTCCGGTACCAGGACCTCTCCTTCAAGTTCAACATGCCCACCCGGAATGCCGGCACCTTCTCCTTGTGGGGGGTCGGCGGCATCGACAAGGCCTTCGAGCCGCTCCAGACCGATCCGCAGATGTGGGATAACGACTGGGACCGGGTCTCCTTCGACTGGGGCATTGAAATGGGCGCGGTCGGACTCTCGCACCGCATCCTGACCGGAAAAAGGACGTATGTCAACACCACGCTGGCCGCAACGGGCATCCGCAACCGAATGGAGACCGTGCGGCAGGATGATGACCTGGTGGCCCACGATGACCTGTCTGCGATCGACAACTCGGGCAATCTGAGTATCGGCTCCTACATCAGCCACACGTTCAGCCCGAGGTTCACCACACAGACCGGGCTGACCGTCAAAAGGCTGCAATACAACCTCGACATCAACAGCACCCTCGAAAGCGATCCGTCAACGTACCGCAATTTGGTTGATGAACGCGACCACAGTCACGTGGTGGAGTTTTATACGCAGTCGCGCTGGAGCCTGTCACAAAACCTGTTGCTGAACGCCGGGGTGAACACCGGATACTTTGCCCTGAACGAGGCCTTCTGGGTGGATCCGAGGATCGCGCTGCGCCTGAACCTTTCCGGAAGCCATTCCGTGAGCCTCGGGTATGGCAGGCACAGCCAGCGTGAAGAGCTCAAGGTTTATCTGGTCAGAGCCGAAGCGAACAGATCCGATGCGCTCGCGGACACCGATATCCACTCGAACTCATCTGCGCTCGCGGACACCGATATCCACTCGAACCCATCTGCACTTGCGAACGCCGATATCCAGCTGAACTCCAGCACGCTCCCGAACGTGGACCTCCGGCTTTCCGGGGCGCACCATTTTGTGCTGGCCTGGGACTGGCAGGTCAGCGACAACATGCGCCTCAAGATCGAGCCCTATGCCCAGTTCCTTTTCGACGCTCCCGGCATCGCGGACAGCTCCTTCTCCATGATCAACTACCAGCAGGACTGGGCCTTCAGCGACGTCCTTGAAAACAACAGTATCGGCAGGAACGTGGGGCTGGATGTGACCTTCGAGCGGTTCCTGCACCGGGGCTACTACTTCCTGGTTACCGGATCGGTGTTCTCCTCGCGCTACAAAGGCGGTGACGGCGTATGGCGCAACACCCGTTTCAACAAGGGTTACGTGGCCAATGCGCTGGTCGGAAGGGAGTTTGCCTTCCGGGACAGCCGCAGGATACTGGGCGTGAACACCCGGCTCAATTTCATAGGCGGCGAGCGGGTCAGTCCGGTGCTGGAGGAGAAGTCCAGGGAACGCGAACTGGTGTTCTTTGATGAGACTCGGGCGTTCAGCAACCAGCTGGCCTCCACCGTGTACGCCGACCTTTCGGTCACCTGGCGCATGAACCGTCCGGGGTATTCGAGCATCTGGGCCCTGCAGGTGAAAAACATGCTCGGCAGGGCCACGGCGGAGGGGTACAATTACAACTACAAAACCGAAAGCGTGGAGCTGGACAAGAGCGTGATCGTGGTCCCGAGCATCAGCTACAAGATCGAGTTTTAG
- a CDS encoding helix-turn-helix domain-containing protein yields MNTVFTIGIFLCFFLQFLLLTKKKAPTSDRILAVWMFVIGLHLFSYYLYYLGFWEKYPHMSGIHHPFPLLHGPFLYLYVLFSMKSDQRFHWKNYLHFGPAALFYIYMIPFFFFYSAEEKLMVNHGELDDYTAFIIFSLFAFFASGIGYAIASYRLLGWYEDLRNQNFAYKESIDLSWLKYFIWGIGMIFLISGIVVMLEWGLGVHFGFNTDLVLYVPLVGFILFLGYSGIRHRNVFADGTSQIQQIVEPKPSGEYLRSGLKAELAQQYHGKLIALMNTKKPYLEPKLSLGNLADELGITANHLSQIINQYEDKNFFDFVNTYRVEEFKQRVADPDNSNYSILAIALDSGFNSKSSFNQVFKKITGKTPTQYVSDA; encoded by the coding sequence ATGAACACCGTTTTCACTATCGGGATCTTCCTCTGTTTCTTCCTTCAGTTTCTGCTGCTGACCAAAAAGAAGGCGCCCACATCCGACCGGATCCTGGCCGTGTGGATGTTCGTGATCGGCCTCCATCTGTTCAGCTACTATCTCTACTATCTGGGATTCTGGGAGAAATATCCGCACATGTCCGGCATCCACCACCCTTTCCCCCTTCTGCACGGCCCATTTCTGTACCTTTACGTGCTTTTTTCCATGAAAAGCGACCAGCGTTTCCACTGGAAGAACTATCTGCATTTCGGACCGGCGGCGCTTTTCTATATCTACATGATCCCGTTCTTTTTTTTCTACTCCGCGGAAGAAAAACTGATGGTAAATCACGGGGAGTTGGATGACTATACCGCCTTCATCATCTTTTCGCTGTTCGCGTTCTTCGCCTCCGGCATCGGCTATGCCATTGCTTCCTACCGGCTGCTGGGCTGGTACGAAGACCTGAGGAACCAGAATTTCGCCTACAAGGAATCAATCGACCTGAGCTGGCTGAAATATTTCATCTGGGGCATCGGGATGATTTTCCTGATTTCCGGTATTGTGGTCATGCTGGAGTGGGGGCTGGGGGTACACTTCGGATTCAACACCGACCTGGTCCTGTACGTGCCGCTCGTCGGCTTCATCCTGTTTCTGGGATACTCCGGCATCAGGCACAGGAATGTTTTCGCTGATGGAACCAGCCAGATCCAGCAGATAGTGGAACCGAAACCTTCCGGGGAGTACCTCAGGTCGGGACTCAAGGCGGAACTCGCGCAGCAGTACCACGGGAAACTGATTGCGCTGATGAACACGAAGAAGCCCTACCTTGAGCCGAAATTGTCCCTCGGCAACTTGGCCGATGAACTGGGGATCACCGCCAACCACCTTTCGCAGATCATCAATCAATACGAGGACAAGAACTTCTTCGATTTTGTCAACACATACCGTGTGGAGGAGTTCAAGCAGAGGGTCGCCGATCCGGACAACAGCAATTACAGCATCCTTGCCATTGCACTGGATTCCGGATTCAACTCCAAGTCATCCTTCAACCAGGTGTTCAAAAAGATCACGGGCAAAACTCCGACCCAGTATGTGTCGGATGCTTAG